Proteins encoded by one window of Ulvibacter sp. MAR_2010_11:
- a CDS encoding RNA polymerase sigma factor RpoD/SigA, with amino-acid sequence MRQLKITKQVTNRETKSLNTYLQDVSRIDMITAEEEVELAQRIREGDQRALDKLTRSNLRFVISVAKQYQNQGLSLPDLINEGNVGLVKAAKRFDETRGFKFISYAVWWIRQSILQAIAEQSRVVRLPLNKIGDINKIRKASVHLEQVHERLPSAAEIAQELDMTVSSVKQSLKNANRSLSMDAPFQEGENDNNLYDVLSSSKSPNPDNDLMHESLKIEIDRALNTLSPREGDVVRLNFGLSGQPPMTLQEIGDTFDLSRERVRQIREKAIRRLRQESKSHILKKFLG; translated from the coding sequence ATGAGACAACTCAAAATTACGAAGCAGGTTACCAACCGAGAAACGAAATCTTTAAACACCTATTTGCAAGATGTAAGTAGAATCGATATGATAACCGCCGAAGAAGAAGTTGAGTTGGCACAACGTATACGAGAAGGAGATCAGAGGGCATTAGACAAACTAACCCGATCTAATCTTCGATTCGTAATATCGGTGGCTAAACAATATCAAAATCAAGGGCTCAGTCTTCCCGATTTAATTAACGAAGGTAATGTTGGCTTGGTAAAAGCTGCCAAAAGATTTGATGAGACTAGAGGTTTTAAATTTATCTCCTATGCGGTTTGGTGGATTCGCCAGTCGATCTTACAAGCAATTGCCGAACAATCACGTGTGGTGCGTCTTCCTCTAAATAAAATTGGAGATATCAACAAAATAAGAAAAGCTTCTGTTCATTTGGAACAGGTGCACGAACGTCTCCCTTCTGCAGCCGAAATAGCTCAGGAATTGGACATGACAGTGAGCAGTGTAAAACAGTCGCTGAAAAATGCAAACAGAAGTTTGTCCATGGACGCCCCATTTCAGGAAGGTGAAAATGATAACAACTTATACGATGTATTAAGTTCATCTAAGAGTCCGAACCCGGATAACGACTTGATGCATGAATCGCTTAAAATTGAGATTGATAGAGCGCTTAACACCTTATCTCCTCGCGAAGGAGATGTTGTGCGTTTAAACTTCGGATTAAGCGGTCAACCTCCAATGACCCTTCAGGAAATTGGTGATACTTTCGATTTAAGCAGAGAGCGTGTTCGACAAATACGCGAAAAAGCTATTAGAAGATTACGACAAGAATCTAAAAGTCATATCCTGAAAAAGTTTTTGGGATAA